The nucleotide sequence AAATCGAAAGCGGTATCGAAGGTTTGGTACACGTTTCTGAAATGGACTGGACTAACAAGAACGTTGCTCCAAGCAAGGCTACTGCATTGGGTACCGAAGTTGAAGTCATGGTTCTCGATATCGATGAAGACAAGCGTCGTATTAGCTTGGGTATCAAGCAGTGCAAAGCAAATCCATGGGAAGAGTTTGCACGTTCACAACAAAAAGGCGACAAACTTTCTGGCGCAATCAAGTCAATTACCGACTTTGGTGTGTTTATTGGCTTGCCTGGCGGTATCGATGGCTTGGTTCACCTCTCAGACCTCTCATGGAATGAGCCAGGCGAAGAAGCTGTTAAGAAGTACAAAAAAGGTGATGAAGTTGAAGCCACTGTATTGGCAATCGATGTTGAGAAAGAGCGTATCTCTCTCGGTATCAAGCAATTGTCTGGTGACCCATTCAATAACTACACCTCTGTGAATGACAAGGGCGCAATGGTAACTGGCACTGTTAAGAGTGTTGATGCCAAAGGCGCAACCATCCACTTAGCTGATGAAGTTGAAGCTTACTTGCGTGCCTCTGAGATCTCAACAGATCGTGTTGAAGATGCTCGCAATGTATTGAAAGAGGGCGATAGCGTAACTGCAATGATCATCAATATTGATCGTAAGTCACGTGCAATCAACCTTTCAATTAAGGCAAAAGACAGCTCTGATCAACAAGATGCAATGAGCAAGCTCCAAGGTGATGCGCAGTCTGGCACAACCAATTTGGGTGCTTTGTTAAAAGCAAAATTGGACAATCAAGGCTAAATCAATATCGCCGCTTTCCGTGAGGAAGGCGGCGATATTTTATTGATAGATCATGACAGATCAAGAGCAACAAGCGATCACCCGCTCCGAACTAGTGGAGAGCTTAGCGGAACAGTTTCCGCAGCTATTGCCTAGGGATGTGGAGTTGGCGGTAAAAACATTGCTGGACACAATGACTCAAGCCTTGGCTGAAGGTAAGCGTATCGAGTTGCGTGGCGTGGGAAGTTTTGTGCTTCACCATCGTCCTGCGCGCACCGGTCGCAATCCGAAGTCTGGTGAGAAAGTTTTGATTCCGGAAAAACGCGTTCCGCACTTTAAGCCTGGCAAAGAGTTGCGTGAGCGAGTGGACTATAAGCCTTTGAAACAGGCGAGCCCGAAAGAGGGTACTGGTGCCTAGTATTCAGGCTCAACCTCAGTGGTCCATTCGGACCATTTTTTTATTGGATTTTTGCTAAGCATGATTCAAATTGCGACATCTTGGTTATTGTTGCTACCAGTCATGTTTGGTATTGGCTGGCTTGCCTCCCGTTGGGATCTGCGATTGGAGAATCGTATGGATGAGCGTGAGCGCATGCGTCAACAGCGCTCCACCTTTAAAGGCTTGAGCCTTTTGTTAAACGAGCAACCAGATCAAGCCATTGAGACCTTGGTCAAGATTGCGCAGTTAGATCCTGAAACTATCGAGTTGCATTTTTCTTTGGGAAATTTATTCCGTCGTCGTGGTGAAACCGAACGTGCTATTCGGGTGCATCAACACTTAGCTAATCGTGATGACTTAAAACCGCGTGATCGAGATCATGCTGCCTATGAATTAGGTCGTGACTTCTTGCGTGCAGGACTGCTTGATCGCGCAGAAGCCTCTCTCAATCGTGTGGGCGATGGCAAGTACGCTGTCCCAGCAAAAGAGAGTTTGTTAGAGATGTATCAGGTAGAGCGTGATTGGAAAAAAGCGATCATTGCTGCTTCTGAGCTTGAAGGTCTTCAAGGTAAATCACATCGCATTGAAATTGCTCAATTCCATTGCGAACTAGCCCAAGACGCACTGCGTCGTAAAGACTTACATGAAGCTGAGCAATCTATTCAACGTGCTTTGCAAGCAGTACCAAATCACGCGCGTGGCCTTATTTTGCAGGGCGATTATTTAATGTCGATGGAGCGTCCTGCTCAAGCCATTGAGGTATGGGGTCTAGTTGCTGATTCACATCCTGCTTATATGCACCTGTTGGCGGATCGCTGGATGCTTGCTCATACTGCCTTAGGAAAAGAATCTGAAGGCTTAGATCGTCTCTGCACACTTTTGAAAACACAGGCTACTGGCGAGCTGTTGGATATCGTACATAAGCAGCTGATGAAGATTCGCGGGCCAGAGGCTGCCAATGCAATGTTGTCTGAGGTAATGCAACATTCCCCTAGCTTGAGCGCCTTATCAAAACTCGCTGAAACACGCCTTGCACTAGAAGAAGGCAATGCCAACCCAGAAAGACTCTCGGAGTTGCAGTCAATACTGAATCTCCTGCGCCAACGGACAACGAGTTTGGCTCGTTATACCTGTGGCAATTGTGGTTTCCGTGCGCGCAGATTCTATTGGCAGTGCCCAGGTTGTAATAATTGGGAGGCATACTCACCAAGACGCTCAGAGGGGGTTGCTCCAAGTGGCCCATTAATGTAATGAACTATAGAAAATAAGAGACGCAATGAAAGTTACAATCGTTGGAAGTGGTTACGTAGGCTTGGTTACTGGTGCTTGCCTCGCTGAGCAGGGTAACAATGTCTTTTGTTTGGATTTGGATCCAAAGAAGATTGAAATTCTCAATTCTGGTGGCGTGCCTATTTATGAGCCTGGCCTAAAAGAAATGATTGAGCGTAATCGTGCCGCTGGTAGATTACAGTTCTCCACAGATATCGCTGCTTCAGTAGCGCATGGTGATATTCAATATATCGCAGTAGGCACTCCTCCTGATGAAGATGGCTCTGCTGATTTGCAGTATGTTGTTGCCGCAGCGCGCAATATTGGTCGTCATATGACTACCCCAAAAGTTATCGTCGATAAATCGACTGTCCCAGTTGGAACGGCAGATAAAGTTCAAGCAGCTATTACCGAAGAACTTGAGAAGCGGAATTTATCTGCCGATCTTTGTTCCGTGGTATCTAATCCAGAGTTCTTGAAAGAGGGTGCTGCGGTAGAAGACTTTATGCGCCCAGACCGGATTGTGATTGGCACAGAAAATACACCAGCGGGTCTGCGCGCGAAAGAGCAGATGCGTAAACTTTATGCGCCATTTAATCGTCACCATGAGCGCACCTATTACATGGATGTAAAGAGTGCGGAGTTAACCAAGTACGCTGCTAATGCCATGTTAGCAACACGTATTTCCTTCATGAATGAGTTGGCCAATCTGGCTGACTTGGTGGGTGCGGATATCGAGGCAGTGCGCCAAGGTATTGGGTCGGATTCGCGC is from Polynucleobacter sp. MWH-UH23A and encodes:
- a CDS encoding integration host factor subunit beta produces the protein MTDQEQQAITRSELVESLAEQFPQLLPRDVELAVKTLLDTMTQALAEGKRIELRGVGSFVLHHRPARTGRNPKSGEKVLIPEKRVPHFKPGKELRERVDYKPLKQASPKEGTGA
- the lapB gene encoding lipopolysaccharide assembly protein LapB, translated to MIQIATSWLLLLPVMFGIGWLASRWDLRLENRMDERERMRQQRSTFKGLSLLLNEQPDQAIETLVKIAQLDPETIELHFSLGNLFRRRGETERAIRVHQHLANRDDLKPRDRDHAAYELGRDFLRAGLLDRAEASLNRVGDGKYAVPAKESLLEMYQVERDWKKAIIAASELEGLQGKSHRIEIAQFHCELAQDALRRKDLHEAEQSIQRALQAVPNHARGLILQGDYLMSMERPAQAIEVWGLVADSHPAYMHLLADRWMLAHTALGKESEGLDRLCTLLKTQATGELLDIVHKQLMKIRGPEAANAMLSEVMQHSPSLSALSKLAETRLALEEGNANPERLSELQSILNLLRQRTTSLARYTCGNCGFRARRFYWQCPGCNNWEAYSPRRSEGVAPSGPLM
- a CDS encoding UDP-glucose/GDP-mannose dehydrogenase family protein — its product is MKVTIVGSGYVGLVTGACLAEQGNNVFCLDLDPKKIEILNSGGVPIYEPGLKEMIERNRAAGRLQFSTDIAASVAHGDIQYIAVGTPPDEDGSADLQYVVAAARNIGRHMTTPKVIVDKSTVPVGTADKVQAAITEELEKRNLSADLCSVVSNPEFLKEGAAVEDFMRPDRIVIGTENTPAGLRAKEQMRKLYAPFNRHHERTYYMDVKSAELTKYAANAMLATRISFMNELANLADLVGADIEAVRQGIGSDSRIGFGFLYPGTGYGGSCFPKDVSALSKTAKEHGRELKILGAVDAVNEIQKYVLVEKIEKRFGKDLSNMKFALWGLAFKPNTDDMREAPSRVIISELVKRGATIIAHDPVAMPEAKHALELDFQSNPQGLKNVSMVDNPMNALDGADALIIVTEWKAFRSPDFDVVLQKLTRPIIFDGRNLYEPQAMQELGIEYHGIGRHN